From the Harpia harpyja isolate bHarHar1 chromosome 16, bHarHar1 primary haplotype, whole genome shotgun sequence genome, one window contains:
- the FAR1 gene encoding fatty acyl-CoA reductase 1 isoform X2 has translation MVSIPEYYEGKNVLLTGATGFMGKVLLEKLLRSCPKVKAVYVLVRHKAGQTPEARIEEITSCKLFDRLRDEQPDFRAKIIVITSELTQPELDLSEPIKEELIEHVNIIFHCAATVRFNETLRDAVQLNVTATQQLLFLAQRMKNLEVFMHVSTAYAYCNRKQIEEIVYPPPVDPRKLIDSLEWMDDGLVNDITPKLIGDRPNTYIYTKALAEYVVQQEGAKLNTAIIRPSIVGASWKEPFPGWIDNFNGPSGVFIAAGKGILRTMRASNDAVADLVPVDVVINMALAAAWYSGVNRPRNVMVYNCTTGGTNPFHWGEVEYHVISTFKRNPLEQAFRRPNVNLTSNHLLYHYWIAVSHKAPAFLYDIYLRITGRRPRMMKTITRLHKALMLIEYFTSNSWIWNTENMTMLMNQLSPEDKKTFNFDVRQLHWAEYMENYCMGTKKYVLNEEMSGLPAARKHLNKLRNIRYGFNTVLVILIWRIFIARSQMARNIWYFVVSLCYKFLSYFRASSTMRY, from the exons ATGGTTTCCATCCCTGAATACTATGAAGGAAAGAATGTCCTCCTGACAGGAGCTACAGGCTTCATGGGGAAAGTGCTTCTGGAAAAGCTGCTCAGATCTTGTCCTAAAGTGAAAGCAGTGTATGTATTGGTAAGACACAAAGCAGGGCAGACACCTGAAGCACGAATAGAAGAAATTACCAGCTGTAAG CTCTTTGACAGGTTGAGAGATGAGCAACCAGACTTCAGagcaaaaataatagtaattacGAGTGAACTTACACAGCCTGAACTGGACCTTAGTGAACCAATCAAGGAAGAACTTATAGAACATGTTAATATTATATTTCATTGTGCTGCTACAGTCAGATTCAATGAAACACTAAG AGATGCTGTTCAGTTAAATGTGACTGCCACACAACAGCTCCTCTTCTTGGCACAGCGAATGAAGAATCTGGAAGTGTTCATGCATGTTTCAACGGCCTATGCATATTGCAATCGAAAACAGATTGAGGAAATAGTTTATCCACCTCCTGTTGATCCCAGGAAACTGATAGATTCTCTTGA gtGGATGGATGATGGCCTAGTGAATGATATTACTCCTAAACTGATAGGCGACAGGCCTAATACTTACATATATACAAAAGCCTTAGCCGAATATGTAGTACAACAAGAAGGTGCAAAATTAAACACAGCCATTATAAGGCCATCTATTGTTGGTGCTAGCTGGAAGGAACCTTTTCCT GGATGGATTGATAACTTCAATGGACCTAGTGGTGTCTTCATTGCT gcaggaaAAGGAATTCTTCGAACAATGAGAGCTTCCAACGATGCAGTAGCAGACCTTGTTCCAGTAGATGTTGTTATCAATATGGCACTGGCTGCAGCCTGGTATTCTGGAGTTAATAG ACCAAGAAATGTTATGGTATATAACTGTACAACAGGTGGCACCAATCCTTTCCACTGGGGTGAAGTTG aataCCATGTAATTTCTACTTTCAAGAGGAATCCTCTCGAACAGGCCTTCAGACGGCCCAATGTAAATCTAACTTCCAATCACCTTTTATATCATTACTGGATTGCTGTAAGCCATAAGGCCCCAGCATTCCTGTATGATATCTACCTCAGGATTACTGGAAGAAGGCCAAG GATGATGAAAACAATAACACGTCTTCATAAGGCCTTGATGTTAATAGAATACTTTACAAGCAATTCGTGGATCTGGAATACTGAAAATATGACTATGCTAATGAACCAGCTAAGCCCTGAAGACAAAAAG ACGTTTAATTTTGATGTTCGACAACTACATTGGGCAGAATACATGGAAAATTACTGCATGGGAACGAAGAAATATGTGCTGAATGAAGAAATGTCTGGCCTCCCTGCAGCTAGGAAACACTTGAATAA gTTAAGGAATATACGCTATGGCTTCAATACAGTTCTTGTGATCCTGATCTGGCGTATCTTTATTGCAAGATCACAAATGGCAAGAAATATCTGGTACTTTGTGGTTAGTCTGTGTTACAAGTTCCTCTCCTACTTCAGAGCTTCCAGTACTATGAGATACTGA
- the FAR1 gene encoding fatty acyl-CoA reductase 1 isoform X1: MVSIPEYYEGKNVLLTGATGFMGKVLLEKLLRSCPKVKAVYVLVRHKAGQTPEARIEEITSCKLFDRLRDEQPDFRAKIIVITSELTQPELDLSEPIKEELIEHVNIIFHCAATVRFNETLRDAVQLNVTATQQLLFLAQRMKNLEVFMHVSTAYAYCNRKQIEEIVYPPPVDPRKLIDSLEWMDDGLVNDITPKLIGDRPNTYIYTKALAEYVVQQEGAKLNTAIIRPSIVGASWKEPFPGWIDNFNGPSGVFIAAGKGILRTMRASNDAVADLVPVDVVINMALAAAWYSGVNRYNKPRNVMVYNCTTGGTNPFHWGEVEYHVISTFKRNPLEQAFRRPNVNLTSNHLLYHYWIAVSHKAPAFLYDIYLRITGRRPRMMKTITRLHKALMLIEYFTSNSWIWNTENMTMLMNQLSPEDKKTFNFDVRQLHWAEYMENYCMGTKKYVLNEEMSGLPAARKHLNKLRNIRYGFNTVLVILIWRIFIARSQMARNIWYFVVSLCYKFLSYFRASSTMRY; the protein is encoded by the exons ATGGTTTCCATCCCTGAATACTATGAAGGAAAGAATGTCCTCCTGACAGGAGCTACAGGCTTCATGGGGAAAGTGCTTCTGGAAAAGCTGCTCAGATCTTGTCCTAAAGTGAAAGCAGTGTATGTATTGGTAAGACACAAAGCAGGGCAGACACCTGAAGCACGAATAGAAGAAATTACCAGCTGTAAG CTCTTTGACAGGTTGAGAGATGAGCAACCAGACTTCAGagcaaaaataatagtaattacGAGTGAACTTACACAGCCTGAACTGGACCTTAGTGAACCAATCAAGGAAGAACTTATAGAACATGTTAATATTATATTTCATTGTGCTGCTACAGTCAGATTCAATGAAACACTAAG AGATGCTGTTCAGTTAAATGTGACTGCCACACAACAGCTCCTCTTCTTGGCACAGCGAATGAAGAATCTGGAAGTGTTCATGCATGTTTCAACGGCCTATGCATATTGCAATCGAAAACAGATTGAGGAAATAGTTTATCCACCTCCTGTTGATCCCAGGAAACTGATAGATTCTCTTGA gtGGATGGATGATGGCCTAGTGAATGATATTACTCCTAAACTGATAGGCGACAGGCCTAATACTTACATATATACAAAAGCCTTAGCCGAATATGTAGTACAACAAGAAGGTGCAAAATTAAACACAGCCATTATAAGGCCATCTATTGTTGGTGCTAGCTGGAAGGAACCTTTTCCT GGATGGATTGATAACTTCAATGGACCTAGTGGTGTCTTCATTGCT gcaggaaAAGGAATTCTTCGAACAATGAGAGCTTCCAACGATGCAGTAGCAGACCTTGTTCCAGTAGATGTTGTTATCAATATGGCACTGGCTGCAGCCTGGTATTCTGGAGTTAATAGGTATAACAA ACCAAGAAATGTTATGGTATATAACTGTACAACAGGTGGCACCAATCCTTTCCACTGGGGTGAAGTTG aataCCATGTAATTTCTACTTTCAAGAGGAATCCTCTCGAACAGGCCTTCAGACGGCCCAATGTAAATCTAACTTCCAATCACCTTTTATATCATTACTGGATTGCTGTAAGCCATAAGGCCCCAGCATTCCTGTATGATATCTACCTCAGGATTACTGGAAGAAGGCCAAG GATGATGAAAACAATAACACGTCTTCATAAGGCCTTGATGTTAATAGAATACTTTACAAGCAATTCGTGGATCTGGAATACTGAAAATATGACTATGCTAATGAACCAGCTAAGCCCTGAAGACAAAAAG ACGTTTAATTTTGATGTTCGACAACTACATTGGGCAGAATACATGGAAAATTACTGCATGGGAACGAAGAAATATGTGCTGAATGAAGAAATGTCTGGCCTCCCTGCAGCTAGGAAACACTTGAATAA gTTAAGGAATATACGCTATGGCTTCAATACAGTTCTTGTGATCCTGATCTGGCGTATCTTTATTGCAAGATCACAAATGGCAAGAAATATCTGGTACTTTGTGGTTAGTCTGTGTTACAAGTTCCTCTCCTACTTCAGAGCTTCCAGTACTATGAGATACTGA